Proteins co-encoded in one Trueperella abortisuis genomic window:
- the trpS gene encoding tryptophan--tRNA ligase has protein sequence MTHGANFDMSDASLDHARSVSAKIDRAIAEDPSQFRVLTGARPTGNLHIGHYFGALRNWVDIQRRGVETWLLIADYQVITDRDETGSIRDSVYSLLTDYLAIGMDPQETTIFAHSQVPELNELLLPFLSLVTDAELRRNPTVKAELEATGGRPMSGLLLTYPVHQAADILFCKANLVPVGKDQLPHLEQARVIADRFEARYGHKGEGRVFPRPQGLLSEAESVLGLDGTKMSKSRHNTIELGMSADETAKLIKKAVTDSERFITYDPENRPEVSNLLLLAGLATGRDPREIAEEIGNGGGGTLKKVVTEALNEHLAPLRARRAELAADPAYLSAVLQRGVERAREQAVQTLDDVHAALGMSY, from the coding sequence ATGACTCATGGCGCAAACTTTGACATGTCCGATGCCTCCCTCGACCACGCACGCTCGGTGAGCGCGAAGATCGATCGGGCCATTGCCGAGGATCCTTCGCAGTTCCGCGTGCTCACCGGTGCCCGGCCGACCGGAAACCTCCACATCGGCCACTATTTTGGGGCGCTTCGCAACTGGGTGGACATTCAGCGCCGCGGGGTCGAGACCTGGCTGTTGATCGCGGACTATCAGGTCATCACGGATCGCGATGAGACGGGCTCGATCCGCGACTCGGTTTACTCCCTGCTCACCGACTACCTCGCGATCGGCATGGACCCGCAGGAGACGACGATCTTCGCCCACTCCCAGGTCCCCGAGCTCAACGAGCTTCTCCTTCCTTTCCTCTCCCTCGTCACCGACGCCGAACTACGGCGAAACCCCACGGTTAAGGCCGAGCTTGAGGCCACGGGCGGGCGGCCCATGTCGGGCTTGCTGCTGACCTACCCGGTCCACCAGGCGGCCGACATCCTCTTTTGCAAAGCTAACCTTGTCCCGGTGGGCAAGGACCAGCTCCCCCACCTTGAGCAGGCGCGCGTGATCGCCGACCGCTTTGAGGCTCGCTACGGGCACAAGGGTGAAGGCCGGGTCTTCCCCCGGCCTCAGGGCCTGCTCTCCGAGGCGGAGTCGGTGCTCGGCCTGGACGGGACGAAGATGAGCAAGTCGCGCCATAACACGATCGAGTTGGGCATGAGCGCGGACGAGACGGCCAAGCTGATTAAGAAGGCCGTCACCGACTCGGAGCGTTTCATCACCTACGATCCGGAGAATCGCCCCGAGGTATCCAACCTGCTGTTGCTCGCGGGCCTGGCCACCGGGCGAGACCCGCGCGAGATCGCCGAGGAGATCGGCAACGGCGGCGGCGGGACGCTGAAGAAGGTGGTGACCGAGGCGCTCAACGAGCACCTCGCGCCGTTGCGCGCGCGCCGCGCGGAGCTTGCAGCCGACCCGGCCTACCTCTCCGCCGTCCTCCAGCGCGGGGTGGAGCGGGCACGCGAGCAGGCTGTGCAAACGCTGGACGACGTCCACGCCGCCCTCGGCATGAGCTACTGA
- a CDS encoding ABC transporter permease family protein yields MNIVELLAESWRAFRSSPVAALLIALLTAGMGAITMASAGSSAATYDSISNSLTAPEARTFKLTDGEQQVLGTTVVETVRSLSSVERALAMTTPQDVVAGNLGQDSTPVPLTHISGDVEGALALTAGRMPGPNEVIIGPGALEALRLVDGVGYVESPAGQQWSVVGTFRARPPFTDLNSYAISTDRADAYARLHVVARNLETLAGMERNVSDVVGDYPGIEIAKVSAAASAAESLKLMGILRSSGAANVARTMGAGLLIVFGVVFADVLLHARDLGRRRTLGITRSQLVAFIQLRVAYSALLGAAVGVLGAHIVLATRDVAVPWTFALATFILTVAAAVLAAFTPGVVAAYRDPVTVMRTHI; encoded by the coding sequence ATGAACATCGTCGAGCTCCTCGCCGAATCCTGGCGCGCCTTCCGGTCCTCCCCCGTGGCGGCCCTCCTCATCGCGCTCCTGACGGCCGGCATGGGTGCCATCACGATGGCAAGCGCGGGCTCAAGCGCCGCCACCTACGATTCCATTAGCAACTCGCTGACCGCCCCCGAGGCCCGCACGTTCAAGCTCACTGACGGTGAGCAGCAGGTGCTGGGCACGACAGTCGTGGAAACGGTGCGCTCGCTGTCCTCCGTTGAGCGCGCGCTCGCCATGACCACCCCGCAGGACGTCGTGGCTGGCAACCTCGGCCAGGATTCGACGCCCGTGCCGTTGACCCATATCTCGGGCGACGTCGAGGGCGCGCTCGCCTTGACCGCGGGCAGAATGCCCGGTCCCAACGAAGTCATCATCGGCCCCGGCGCGCTCGAGGCGCTGCGGCTTGTCGACGGGGTCGGATACGTGGAATCCCCCGCCGGCCAGCAGTGGTCCGTGGTCGGCACGTTCAGGGCCCGTCCGCCGTTCACCGACCTCAACTCCTATGCCATCTCCACCGACAGGGCCGATGCCTACGCCCGCCTGCACGTGGTCGCGCGTAACCTCGAGACGCTGGCGGGCATGGAGCGGAACGTCTCCGACGTCGTGGGTGACTACCCTGGGATCGAAATCGCCAAGGTCTCCGCGGCCGCCTCCGCGGCCGAATCGCTCAAGCTCATGGGGATCCTGCGTAGCTCGGGAGCCGCGAACGTCGCGCGGACAATGGGTGCCGGCTTGCTTATCGTCTTCGGCGTGGTATTCGCCGACGTCCTCCTTCACGCCCGAGACCTGGGACGACGCCGGACGCTCGGCATCACCCGATCCCAGCTCGTGGCCTTCATCCAGTTGCGGGTGGCCTATTCTGCCCTGCTCGGTGCGGCGGTCGGTGTGCTCGGCGCCCACATTGTCCTGGCAACCCGCGACGTGGCTGTGCCCTGGACGTTTGCCCTGGCCACCTTCATCCTCACCGTTGCCGCGGCGGTGCTCGCCGCCTTCACGCCCGGCGTCGTGGCCGCCTACCGTGACCCGGTCACCGTGATGCGCACGCACATCTAG
- the glgX gene encoding glycogen debranching protein GlgX produces the protein MTSQQSTKPVSRYTAREPEPSLPVSGPIRLGAHLSGQGVDVAVMASHATAVDVCFVDVSAQQTSERRFRLRRGDHGVWSGHVPGIRAGQAYGFRVHGRWDPTQGLLHNPAKLLLDPYARAITRTPELHPALYSHVVNADLKPDPSRQADQRDSAEVTALGVIIEDQSFEIHRPNIPWDQTVIYEAHVVGLTKTLPGIPEELRGTYAGAAHPVTINHLKTLGVTAIEFLPIHAKMSEPFLTAQGKENYWGYNTLNFFTPEPSYAMASSRAAGPQAVLDEVKGMVKLLHDAGLEVILDVVYNHTCEAGPDGPTVSWRGLDNSMYYRHDPQRPGQLIDTTGCGNSLDFRRMPVIQLTLDSLRYWAEHVGVDGFRFDLAVTLGREGDTFNHMHPLYVAMATDPILSQVKLTNEPWDLGHGGWRTGQFPAPTADWNDRFRDTLRSFWVTEPAAIIHGGQGGDQRDLATRIAGSADLFGHGRMPGGRGVYASVNFITAHDGFSMYDLVSYNHKHNEANGEDNRDGTDNNRSWNHGAEGETANPKILAARRRTMRNLFASLLFSVGTPMIAAGDELMKTQGGNNNAYSLNGEASWIDWALTEDQRNMYETVSYLVRLRREHRTFRPTSFYSGNTADSDAIPDITWLDYTGQIMPDYKWFDPHVRLLQALRSGFGQDADALLVANGNVDSRVVQLPQGRGTPFRLEWCSTWEKPRRTTTTYAPRALTRVPPLSLTLFFANPL, from the coding sequence GTGACTTCCCAGCAATCCACAAAGCCCGTATCGCGCTATACCGCGCGCGAGCCCGAGCCCTCGTTGCCCGTCTCCGGACCTATCCGCCTCGGCGCGCATCTGTCCGGCCAGGGCGTCGACGTCGCCGTCATGGCCTCGCACGCGACGGCGGTAGACGTCTGTTTCGTCGACGTGAGCGCCCAACAGACCTCCGAACGGCGCTTCCGCCTGCGCCGCGGCGACCACGGCGTGTGGTCCGGGCACGTGCCCGGCATCAGGGCCGGCCAGGCCTATGGCTTCCGCGTGCACGGGCGCTGGGACCCGACGCAGGGGCTCCTCCACAACCCCGCCAAGCTCCTCCTCGATCCCTACGCGCGCGCCATCACCCGCACCCCCGAGTTGCACCCGGCGCTCTATTCCCACGTCGTCAACGCCGACCTCAAGCCGGACCCATCCCGCCAGGCTGACCAGCGCGACTCGGCGGAGGTGACGGCGCTCGGCGTCATCATCGAGGATCAGTCCTTCGAGATCCACCGCCCGAACATCCCCTGGGATCAGACCGTCATCTACGAGGCCCACGTGGTGGGGCTGACGAAGACGCTGCCCGGCATCCCCGAGGAGCTGCGCGGCACCTATGCCGGCGCGGCTCACCCCGTCACGATCAACCATCTGAAGACCTTGGGTGTCACCGCGATCGAATTCCTGCCCATTCACGCGAAGATGAGCGAGCCTTTCCTCACCGCCCAGGGCAAGGAGAACTACTGGGGATACAACACCCTCAACTTCTTCACCCCCGAGCCGTCCTACGCGATGGCCTCATCGCGGGCCGCCGGCCCGCAGGCGGTGCTCGACGAGGTCAAGGGCATGGTCAAGCTGCTGCACGACGCCGGGCTCGAGGTCATCCTCGACGTCGTCTACAACCATACGTGCGAGGCGGGCCCTGACGGCCCCACCGTGTCCTGGCGCGGGTTGGACAATTCGATGTACTACCGCCACGATCCCCAGCGTCCCGGCCAGCTCATCGACACCACCGGGTGCGGCAACTCCCTCGACTTCCGCCGCATGCCCGTCATTCAACTGACCCTGGACTCGCTGCGCTACTGGGCGGAGCACGTCGGGGTGGACGGTTTCCGCTTCGACCTTGCCGTCACGCTCGGGCGCGAGGGGGACACTTTCAACCACATGCATCCCCTTTACGTGGCGATGGCGACAGACCCGATCCTGTCCCAGGTCAAGCTCACCAACGAACCCTGGGACCTGGGGCACGGCGGCTGGCGCACCGGCCAGTTCCCCGCCCCCACCGCGGATTGGAACGACCGCTTCCGTGACACTCTGCGCTCGTTTTGGGTGACGGAGCCGGCGGCGATCATCCACGGCGGGCAAGGCGGCGACCAGCGCGACCTCGCCACCCGGATCGCCGGATCGGCGGATCTGTTCGGCCACGGGCGCATGCCGGGCGGGCGCGGGGTGTACGCCTCGGTCAACTTCATCACCGCCCACGACGGCTTTTCCATGTACGACCTGGTCAGTTACAACCACAAGCACAACGAGGCCAACGGGGAGGACAACCGCGACGGCACGGACAACAACCGCTCGTGGAACCACGGCGCCGAGGGCGAGACCGCTAACCCGAAGATCCTCGCCGCGCGCCGGCGCACGATGCGTAACCTCTTTGCCTCCCTCCTATTCTCCGTGGGCACCCCCATGATTGCGGCGGGCGACGAGCTGATGAAGACGCAGGGTGGCAACAACAACGCCTACAGCCTCAATGGCGAGGCCTCGTGGATCGACTGGGCGCTCACCGAGGACCAGCGCAACATGTACGAGACCGTCTCCTACCTTGTGCGCCTGCGCCGCGAGCACCGCACCTTCCGCCCCACCAGTTTCTACTCCGGCAACACCGCCGATTCGGACGCGATCCCGGACATCACGTGGCTCGACTACACGGGTCAGATCATGCCCGACTACAAGTGGTTCGACCCGCACGTCCGCCTGCTGCAGGCGCTGCGGTCGGGCTTCGGGCAGGACGCCGACGCGCTCCTCGTCGCGAACGGGAACGTCGATTCGCGCGTGGTGCAGCTACCGCAGGGGCGCGGCACTCCGTTCCGTCTCGAGTGGTGCTCGACCTGGGAGAAGCCCCGGCGCACGACGACGACCTACGCGCCTCGCGCCCTCACGCGCGTTCCGCCGCTGTCTCTGACCCTGTTTTTCGCCAACCCCCTCTAG
- a CDS encoding alpha-1,4-glucan--maltose-1-phosphate maltosyltransferase produces the protein MTSNDFSQPAVPAPASGKPAAKATATKAAAAKAPAKKTTAAKAPAKKAPAKKSSATAKAATTAAATPATDAATTPATKATAKAPAKKPAARKTRTTARRASAKAASTPVPTLGRIPIVDVQPSLQNGAWPAKGTVGEAFPVTATVFREGHDQFGASAVLVDPEGHEVQESIMYDSHPGLNIYKGWLTPTRPGKWEFFVRAWSDPAATWYHDANIKLNAGQDTELVFLEGERVLTRAMEKMPARSEERKILRDAIEVMKRDRVPINLRFAAATSEDVRRALTAYPLRDLVTESARLKVNVDRERALVGSWYEIFPRSVGCYYDEAAQKWVSGTLKTATEGLDRIAEMGFDVIYLTPIHPIGQTNKKGRNNTLDSTPEDPGSPYAIGSADGGHDAINPELGTFEDFDAFVARAKELGMEVALDIALQCSPDHPWLKEHPEWFTTRVDGTIAYAENPPKKYQDIYPLNFDNDPEGIYQEITRILELWVSHGVTIFRVDNPHTKPVTFWKRLLEEFREKHPEVIFLAEAFTKPPMLQTLGAIGFHQSYNYFAWRNEKKEIEDYLWELAAQSDSRVRPAFWPTTHDILTPYMQRGGVPAFKIRAILAATGSPTWGIYSGYELAENVARPGAEEQIDNEKYEFKNRNWASAKAFGISDLLTKLNDIRRRHLALRRLRNVRINPTNNDNILCFSKVTHPEESPDGSVDMVIVVLNLNPFETHSATIDLDLSAFGTSAHWDGSPAIEVYDELTGATFRWDDHPYVSLDPHGAVAHILSVKVL, from the coding sequence GTGACTAGCAACGATTTTTCCCAGCCCGCTGTTCCTGCTCCTGCCTCCGGCAAGCCCGCCGCCAAGGCAACGGCGACCAAGGCCGCCGCGGCCAAGGCCCCTGCCAAGAAGACCACCGCCGCTAAAGCTCCTGCCAAGAAGGCTCCCGCCAAGAAGAGCTCGGCCACGGCTAAGGCTGCCACCACGGCGGCTGCAACGCCGGCCACCGATGCCGCGACGACGCCGGCCACCAAGGCCACCGCGAAGGCCCCGGCGAAGAAGCCCGCCGCGAGGAAGACGCGCACCACCGCGCGTCGTGCCAGCGCCAAGGCCGCATCCACGCCGGTGCCGACGCTGGGGCGCATTCCGATCGTCGACGTCCAGCCGAGCCTACAGAACGGCGCCTGGCCGGCGAAGGGCACCGTGGGCGAGGCCTTCCCCGTCACGGCCACCGTGTTCCGCGAGGGCCACGACCAGTTCGGCGCCTCCGCGGTGCTCGTGGACCCGGAGGGGCACGAGGTGCAGGAATCGATCATGTACGACTCCCACCCAGGCCTTAACATCTACAAGGGTTGGCTCACCCCCACCCGCCCCGGAAAGTGGGAGTTCTTCGTGCGGGCCTGGTCGGATCCGGCTGCCACGTGGTACCACGACGCCAACATCAAACTCAACGCGGGCCAAGACACCGAGCTGGTCTTCCTTGAGGGTGAGCGCGTGCTGACCCGCGCGATGGAGAAGATGCCCGCGCGCAGCGAGGAACGAAAGATCCTCCGCGACGCGATCGAGGTCATGAAGCGCGATCGCGTGCCGATCAACCTGCGCTTCGCCGCGGCGACGTCGGAGGACGTCCGCCGGGCACTCACCGCCTACCCGCTACGCGACCTGGTCACGGAGTCAGCGCGACTGAAGGTGAACGTGGATCGCGAGCGCGCGCTCGTGGGCTCGTGGTACGAGATCTTCCCGCGTTCGGTGGGCTGCTACTACGACGAGGCGGCACAGAAGTGGGTCTCGGGAACGCTAAAGACCGCCACCGAAGGCCTGGATCGGATCGCCGAGATGGGCTTCGACGTCATCTACCTCACCCCGATCCACCCGATTGGCCAGACGAACAAGAAGGGACGCAACAATACGCTTGACTCCACGCCGGAGGATCCGGGATCGCCCTACGCGATCGGGTCGGCCGACGGCGGCCACGACGCGATCAACCCCGAGCTGGGCACCTTCGAGGACTTTGACGCCTTCGTGGCGCGGGCCAAGGAGCTGGGCATGGAGGTCGCGCTCGATATTGCCCTGCAGTGCTCCCCGGATCACCCGTGGCTGAAGGAACACCCGGAATGGTTCACCACCCGAGTGGATGGAACGATCGCCTACGCGGAGAACCCGCCGAAGAAGTACCAGGACATCTACCCGCTCAACTTCGACAATGACCCGGAGGGGATCTACCAGGAGATCACACGGATCCTCGAGCTGTGGGTCTCCCACGGCGTCACCATCTTCCGCGTGGACAACCCGCACACGAAGCCCGTCACGTTCTGGAAGCGCCTGCTGGAGGAATTCCGCGAGAAGCACCCGGAGGTCATCTTCTTGGCCGAAGCCTTCACGAAGCCGCCGATGCTGCAGACCCTGGGCGCGATTGGCTTCCACCAGTCCTACAACTACTTCGCTTGGCGCAACGAGAAGAAGGAGATCGAGGACTACCTGTGGGAGCTGGCGGCGCAGTCCGATTCGCGGGTGCGCCCGGCGTTCTGGCCCACCACCCACGACATCCTCACCCCGTACATGCAGCGCGGCGGCGTGCCTGCTTTCAAGATCCGCGCCATCCTCGCGGCCACTGGCTCACCCACGTGGGGCATCTACAGCGGCTACGAGCTGGCGGAAAACGTGGCCCGCCCCGGCGCGGAGGAGCAGATCGACAACGAAAAGTACGAGTTTAAGAACCGAAACTGGGCCTCGGCTAAGGCCTTCGGCATTTCGGATCTGCTCACGAAGCTCAACGACATCCGACGCCGTCACCTCGCCCTGCGCCGGCTGCGCAACGTGCGGATCAACCCCACGAATAATGACAACATCTTGTGCTTCAGTAAGGTCACTCACCCGGAGGAGTCGCCGGACGGCTCGGTCGACATGGTGATCGTGGTGCTCAACCTCAACCCGTTTGAGACCCACTCGGCTACCATCGATCTGGACCTGTCCGCGTTCGGCACCTCTGCCCACTGGGACGGGTCGCCCGCGATCGAGGTTTACGACGAGCTGACCGGCGCCACCTTCCGGTGGGACGATCACCCCTACGTGAGCTTGGATCCGCACGGCGCGGTCGCGCACATCCTCTCTGTCAAGGTTCTCTAA
- the treS gene encoding maltose alpha-D-glucosyltransferase, whose protein sequence is MAQTNFDSDHFPGLSEDPDWFKTAVFYEVLLRAFGDSTGTGSGDLRGLINHLGYLQWLGVDCLWIPPFYPSPMRDGGYDVSNFTAIAPEYGTIEEFGELIEEAHRRGIRIITDLVVNHTSDQHPWFQSSRSNPEGPFGDFYVWRDDDTGYPDARIIFIDTEASNWTFDPVRRQYFWHRFFSHQPDLNYDNREVREAIKDVVRFWARLGVDGFRLDAVPYLFEEEGTNGENLPRTHAYLAELRAMLDAEFPGKIMLAEANQWPEDVVAYFGDELTPECHMCFHFPVMPRIFYALRDQRATAIRDILASSPAIPAGTQWGTFLRNHDELTLEMVSTEERAKMYGWYAEDPRMRANVGIRRRLAPLLGNSRAEIELANALLLSLPGSPCLYYGDEIGMGDNIWLPDRDSVRTPMQWTPDRNAGFSTADPGKLYLPTIQSLVYHYQAINVEAQLAQPASLLHWMRGALQVRRRYPVLGNGDFTLRESGNEAVLSFTRANAEQAMLCVMNMANTARAAVVEVPQYAGWNVRDVFGGAGFPAIGADGRYPMTLGSRDFFWLELTPPGAGDPAPMEGESA, encoded by the coding sequence GTGGCCCAAACGAACTTCGACTCTGATCATTTCCCTGGACTGTCCGAGGATCCGGACTGGTTCAAGACCGCGGTCTTCTACGAGGTCTTGCTGCGGGCGTTCGGGGATTCGACGGGGACGGGGTCCGGGGACCTGCGCGGGCTGATCAATCACCTGGGCTACCTGCAGTGGCTGGGCGTGGACTGCCTGTGGATTCCCCCCTTCTACCCCTCCCCCATGCGCGACGGCGGCTACGACGTCTCAAACTTCACCGCGATCGCACCCGAATATGGCACGATCGAGGAGTTCGGGGAGCTCATCGAGGAGGCCCACCGGCGCGGAATCCGCATCATCACAGACCTGGTGGTCAACCACACCTCCGACCAGCATCCGTGGTTCCAGTCCTCGCGTTCCAACCCGGAGGGCCCTTTCGGGGACTTCTATGTGTGGCGAGACGACGACACGGGCTACCCGGACGCCCGCATCATTTTCATCGACACGGAGGCAAGCAACTGGACGTTTGACCCGGTGCGCCGCCAGTACTTCTGGCACCGCTTCTTCTCCCATCAGCCGGATTTGAACTATGACAATCGTGAGGTGCGGGAGGCGATCAAGGACGTGGTGCGCTTCTGGGCACGGCTCGGGGTCGACGGGTTCCGGCTCGACGCCGTTCCTTACCTTTTCGAGGAGGAAGGCACCAACGGGGAGAACCTGCCGCGCACGCACGCCTACCTGGCCGAGCTTCGCGCAATGCTGGATGCGGAGTTTCCGGGGAAGATCATGCTCGCCGAGGCCAACCAGTGGCCGGAGGATGTGGTGGCCTACTTCGGAGATGAGCTTACGCCCGAGTGCCACATGTGCTTCCACTTCCCCGTCATGCCGCGCATCTTCTATGCCCTGCGTGACCAGCGCGCCACCGCGATCCGTGACATCCTTGCGTCTAGCCCCGCGATCCCGGCGGGCACCCAGTGGGGCACGTTCTTGCGCAACCACGACGAGCTCACCCTCGAGATGGTCTCCACCGAGGAGCGCGCCAAGATGTACGGCTGGTATGCCGAAGATCCGCGGATGCGGGCGAACGTGGGCATCCGGCGTCGTCTGGCACCCCTGCTCGGCAATTCGCGCGCCGAGATCGAACTGGCCAACGCGCTGCTGCTCTCGCTGCCGGGTTCGCCGTGCCTATACTACGGGGACGAGATCGGGATGGGCGACAACATCTGGTTGCCCGACCGCGATTCCGTGCGCACGCCCATGCAGTGGACCCCGGACCGCAACGCCGGTTTTTCCACCGCTGACCCCGGCAAGCTCTACCTGCCGACAATCCAGTCGCTGGTCTACCACTATCAGGCGATCAACGTCGAGGCGCAGCTGGCCCAGCCGGCGTCGTTGTTGCACTGGATGCGCGGGGCCTTGCAGGTTCGCAGGCGCTACCCGGTGCTCGGCAACGGCGACTTCACGCTGCGCGAGTCAGGCAACGAGGCGGTGCTCTCCTTCACCCGCGCCAACGCCGAGCAGGCGATGCTATGCGTGATGAACATGGCCAACACGGCACGCGCCGCCGTCGTGGAGGTGCCACAGTACGCGGGGTGGAACGTGCGTGACGTGTTCGGTGGAGCCGGCTTCCCCGCGATCGGCGCGGATGGGAGGTACCCGATGACGCTCGGCTCGCGCGACTTCTTCTGGCTCGAGCTGACCCCGCCCGGCGCGGGCGATCCCGCACCGATGGAAGGTGAGAGCGCATGA
- a CDS encoding glycogen/starch/alpha-glucan phosphorylase, which translates to MTHAQLTAAIAGQVRSVSGKNVFSATPQEYWQGTAAAVVDYLADNWQKTEERYNTARMQHYFSAEFLMGRALLNNLGNLGLVEEAREALSGFGQNLSDILEEEHDAALGNGGLGRLAACFLDSSATQNLPVRGYGILYRYGLFKQFFDNGAQGEEPDPWMEEGYPFVIRREEKVKFVNYADLKVRAIPYDMPITGYGTDNVGTLRLWKAEPMAEFDYNAFNSQDFTGAIVERERVNDISRVLYPNDSSFEGKVLRVRQQYFFCSASLQQIVDNEIAQRGSLKDFAAFNSIQLNDTHPVLAIPELMRILMDEHDFGWDEAWEIVRGTFAYTNHTVLAEALETWEVAIFDRLFPRIREIIFEIDRRFREEMAEAGYDQGKIDYMAPVSGNRIRMAWIACYAAFSINGVAALHTEIIKAETLKDWYEVWPEKFNNKTNGVTPRRWLDQCNPRLSALLTELLGNDEWVRDLDLLKNLEGYLNDADVLDRLNQIKHANKVDFADWIKHRQGIEVDPEAIFDTQIKRLHEYKRQLLNAFYILDLYFQIKDDPSMEVPARVFIFGAKAAPGYVRAKAIIKLINTIGELVNNDADVAGRLKVVFVENYNVSPAEHIIPATDVSEQISTAGKEASGTGNMKFMMNGALTLGTMDGANVEIVDAVGNENAYIFGATEDELPELRKTYDPRRTAAEVPGLARVMDALVDGTLDDGGTGLFHDLHNSLLDGWGGADEYYVLGDFASYRETRDRAAADYFADRRHWAAMCLKNIIESGRFSSDRTIRDYAREVWKIEPQKI; encoded by the coding sequence ATGACTCACGCACAATTGACCGCCGCTATCGCGGGCCAGGTTCGTTCCGTTTCTGGCAAGAACGTCTTCTCCGCGACGCCGCAGGAATACTGGCAAGGCACTGCGGCGGCCGTCGTCGATTATCTGGCCGACAACTGGCAAAAGACCGAAGAGCGTTACAACACCGCGCGAATGCAGCACTATTTCTCGGCCGAGTTCCTCATGGGCCGGGCGTTGCTGAACAATCTGGGCAACCTCGGGCTGGTCGAGGAGGCCCGCGAAGCGCTGAGCGGGTTCGGCCAGAATCTGAGCGACATCTTGGAAGAAGAGCACGACGCCGCGCTCGGCAACGGTGGCCTTGGCCGCCTGGCCGCGTGCTTCCTTGACTCCTCGGCCACCCAGAACTTGCCCGTGCGCGGCTACGGCATCCTGTACCGCTATGGCCTATTCAAGCAGTTCTTCGATAATGGCGCCCAGGGTGAGGAGCCCGATCCGTGGATGGAAGAGGGTTACCCGTTCGTCATTCGCCGCGAAGAGAAGGTCAAGTTCGTCAACTACGCCGATCTTAAGGTCCGCGCGATCCCCTACGACATGCCGATCACCGGCTACGGTACGGACAACGTGGGCACGCTTCGCCTATGGAAGGCCGAGCCGATGGCCGAGTTCGACTACAACGCCTTCAACTCCCAGGATTTCACGGGAGCAATCGTGGAGCGCGAACGGGTCAACGACATCTCTCGCGTGCTCTACCCCAACGATTCCTCTTTTGAGGGCAAGGTGCTTCGCGTGCGCCAGCAGTATTTCTTCTGCTCGGCTTCCCTTCAGCAGATCGTGGACAATGAGATCGCCCAGCGCGGTTCGCTCAAGGACTTCGCGGCGTTCAACTCGATCCAGCTCAACGACACCCACCCGGTGCTCGCCATCCCGGAGCTCATGCGCATCCTCATGGATGAGCACGATTTCGGCTGGGACGAGGCGTGGGAGATCGTGCGCGGCACGTTTGCGTACACGAACCACACGGTGCTCGCCGAGGCGCTCGAGACCTGGGAGGTCGCCATCTTCGACCGCCTCTTCCCGCGCATCCGGGAGATCATCTTCGAGATCGACCGCCGCTTCCGTGAGGAGATGGCGGAGGCTGGCTACGACCAGGGCAAGATTGACTACATGGCACCGGTGAGCGGTAACCGCATCCGGATGGCGTGGATCGCCTGCTATGCGGCGTTCTCGATCAATGGCGTTGCCGCTCTTCACACGGAGATCATCAAGGCGGAGACGCTCAAGGATTGGTACGAGGTGTGGCCGGAGAAGTTCAACAACAAGACGAACGGCGTCACGCCGCGCCGTTGGCTTGATCAGTGCAACCCGCGCCTGTCGGCCCTGCTGACCGAGTTGCTCGGCAATGACGAATGGGTGCGCGACCTGGACCTTCTGAAGAACCTGGAGGGCTATCTCAACGACGCCGACGTGCTCGACCGGCTCAATCAGATCAAGCACGCGAACAAGGTGGACTTCGCCGACTGGATCAAGCATCGCCAGGGCATCGAGGTGGATCCGGAGGCCATCTTCGACACCCAGATCAAGCGTTTGCACGAGTACAAGCGTCAGCTGCTCAACGCCTTCTACATCCTCGACCTGTATTTCCAGATCAAGGATGACCCGTCGATGGAGGTGCCTGCGCGCGTGTTCATCTTCGGCGCGAAGGCCGCCCCCGGTTACGTGCGTGCGAAGGCGATTATCAAGCTGATCAACACCATTGGTGAGCTCGTCAACAACGACGCCGATGTGGCGGGCCGTCTCAAGGTTGTCTTCGTGGAGAACTACAACGTGTCTCCCGCCGAGCACATCATTCCTGCCACGGACGTTTCCGAGCAGATTTCCACTGCCGGTAAGGAGGCTTCGGGCACGGGCAACATGAAGTTCATGATGAACGGCGCGCTGACTTTGGGCACGATGGATGGCGCGAACGTGGAGATCGTGGACGCGGTTGGTAACGAGAACGCCTACATTTTTGGCGCCACCGAGGACGAGCTGCCCGAGCTTCGCAAGACCTACGATCCGCGCCGTACGGCGGCCGAGGTCCCCGGCTTGGCGCGCGTCATGGATGCGCTTGTTGACGGCACGCTGGACGACGGCGGCACGGGGCTTTTCCACGACCTGCACAATTCGTTGCTTGACGGCTGGGGCGGCGCTGACGAGTATTACGTGCTCGGTGACTTCGCTTCCTACCGTGAGACGCGCGATCGGGCGGCAGCTGACTACTTCGCCGATCGTCGCCACTGGGCCGCGATGTGCCTGAAGAACATCATCGAATCTGGCCGCTTCTCCTCCGACCGCACGATCCGCGATTATGCGCGTGAGGTGTGGAAGATCGAGCCGCAGAAGATCTGA